TTTATTCATTCGTCCCGGTGTTGAGCATAGTAGTATGGGCTCAAATGCTGACTGTGACATGACTTATTACTGCCTGCATTTTGATATCGATGATCTGATTTTGCGGCGTGCCTTACTAACAGCAGATGCTGTTAGTCTCAGCGGGAACACCCCCGAACTGCTGGCCATACGTTCCGCTCTAGATGTAATCATTAACTCTTCCATCTTGTCAGAGTCTAAAGACACACATAGAAATCGCTTGATCACACTCCATGCTTCACTGCAGCTTCTGACCGCGCTCAGCGGTTGGGTGCTTTCGGAAATGCCTCTCCCAGCAGATACAGAAGCTACAGAAAATACAGTTGCCCTAGCTAACGCTATTGAAGGACTATTGCAGGAATCCGTCTCCACCGCTGACAGCACAGGCGAAAGAGGTGGCGGTATTGAGAATATTGCAGCAAAGCTTGGATACAGTACAACGCATTGCAATCGTGCTTTTCACCAAATCTATGGGATGTCACCAAGGCAATATTTATCCCGCTTAATCATTCGACACGCCAAACTGCTGCTGATGGATAATAGTCTGTCTGTCGAATCTATCGCACACCGACTGGGGTACCGGGATGTTTCCCATTTCAGTAAGCAATTCAAACGTTGGACAGGTCTTCCACCCATGGGATACCGCCGGTTAACAGAAAATCCGAGCACGCATTAAGATCTTTACAGAAACAAAAAAAGGATGTATCCCGCAGCCCACCAATTGGTTACAGGATATATCCTTTTTAAACGAATTTCATTTCTACCTCTATACGCCCTTAACCTTTCGTCGCACCTGATGCAATCCCCTTCACAAAATACTTCTGCAAGGCGATAAACACAATCAACACAGGTACAACCGACATCGCTGTTCCCGCAAAAATCATATCCCAACGTGAAGAGAATTCTCCGATATAACGGTAAATTTCAACAACCATAGTCTTAGCCTGTCCAGAGGGTAATACCAGCATCGGCATCAAGAAATCATTCCAGATTCCAAGCCCATTTAGAACAACCATACTTGCCGTAACAGGCCCTAATAAAGGAAAAACTATTCGCCAGAATATCCCGTAACGCGAGCAGCCATCAATCTCTGCCGCCTCTTCAATTTCTCTAGGGATTCCTTTGACAAAACTGGTATACAGCAGACATCCGAAACCTACCGCACCGGCTACATAAATAAGAATAGGTCCCGCAAGGCTACCGTACAATCCTAGCATTCTAAGCTCCTTGAACAAAGGAATCATGTACGCTTGAAAAGGAATCATCATTCCGGCCAAAAAGTATACGAACATGAAGCGGGTCCATCTAACATTTCTACGCTCAATCGCATACCCTGCCATTGGAATTATCAAGACCTGCGCAGCGATGGATACTGCCGTTAGAATCAGACTGTTTAGAATAGCCCTTGGAAACTCAGTTTCAGTTAACAGGTACTTAAAACTCTCCAAATAAAGGGTTTTAGGAAAAGCAATGGCATCCTTCATGATCTCTGCATTGCTCTTGAAGGCTGACATCAAATTAAAGAAAATAGGAAAGAAAAATAGAATAGCCACTAATAATGTAACTATAAAAAGTGCGATTTGCCCAACTCTTCTGCGTGTCTGCATCGTCATTTTAGAGCTGCACCTCCCGCTTCTGGAGCACCTTCACTTGGAAGACTGTAATAATCAGTATGATTAAGAACAGAACCATCGCCAGCGCAGTACCAAAGCCTTGTCTTAATTCACCAAACCCAACTTTATAAATGATATACGTTAAAGTCTCCGTCTCAAAGCCCGGGCCACCATCGGTCATAACCGCAATTTGATCAAAAATCTTCAGAGCGCTGATCATAGAAAGCACCATACACACTGTCATCGACCCTGCAAGCAGCGGGAAGGTGATATGCCGGAACTGCTGCCACCCCCCTGCTCCATCAATGCTGGCTGCTTCATTCAATTCCTGCGGAATCCCCTGCAATCCAGCGAGATAAATGATCATATAATAGCCCGCACCTTTCCAAACAGTAGACAATATAATCGACAGCATCGCATATTTAGGATTGCCCAGCCAGTCCACAATCCAGCTTCCAAGTCCAACAGACTCTAGGATCTGATTGAATACACCAAAGTTGTAATTCAAGATCATCGCCCACACAAAACCCATTACAATCCCACTAAGCAGTGTAGGGAAATAAAATACACTTCTGAATAAATTCCGGAACCAGCGTACCTTATCAACCATCATAGCCATTGCAATAGCAGCAATATTCTCTAGTACAACAAGTGAAATGGTCAGGATCATCGTATTTTTCAACGCATTATGCACCCTAGGACTATTCCATATTTCCACAAAGTTAGCAAAGCCGATATATCTCACGTCATCGCTGATGCCATCCCATGAGGTAAAGCTTAAATAAACACTCCCTACCGTAGGGACGATAACGAACAAGGTATATAGAATAAATGATGGCAGTATGAACAGTAGTGCATAAGACTGCCATTTCTTCTTTTTCTTTTTCTGCTGCACAGTGGCTATCAATGACTTGTCAGTATTAACTGCGGATGTAGCCATAGCTGCTCTCCCTCCCCTGAGACAGGCTTGTTAAAAAGAGAACCTCTACAGCAGCAGAGGTCGCTCTAACAGGCGCTGCTCTTACATCTGATTAGCCTTCACTTGGTTGTCATATTCTTTATCAGCATCTTGCATATATTTGGTTACGTCTCCATCTTTCACAACAAGATCCTGCAGCAGTTTGTAATACCAGTTACGGAACTGTGGAGGAATCAAGTTATCACCCCACCAGTTGTTGATTGCTAAGGATTTTACTACATTCATGTCAGCAATAAGATCCAATGCCACTTGCATTTGTTCGCTAGTATCATAAGTTACTTTTTCTTTAGTAGAAGGAATTGCATTTATCGTCGCTAAATAATTCGAATATTGTTCTGGGGCGAAGAAGAAACGGATAAAATCTTTGATGGCTTCTGTTTTGTCTGCGTCTTTAACGGCTTCAGTGGATAAGGACCAGCCTGCTGGAGACGGAAGACCAATCACATTGGTTTTCCCTTCACGGTCAGGAAGACCATAGAATCCAAATTCAAAGTTCGGGTCTGCTTCTGCAATTTGTGTAAACATCCACGTACCGGAGTACAATTGTGCTGCTTTCCCGGAAACAAGAATCGAAGCAGTTTGATTGTCGCCCGTGCTCAGCCAGCCTTTATCTACATAATTCTTAAATAGCTCTTTGAAATCAGTAATCCCTTGAACAACATTAGCATCTGTGAAGCTGACAGTTTTTGCTGTACGCTTGGAGTTCCAATCCGGATCTTTCGAGTAGACATCATCGATCAGGAATTTATTCACCCAGAAGCCCATATGGAAAATATCTTTTCCGCCTACTACAATCGGAGTAATACCCGAAGTTTTTAACTTCTCTTGAATGGCTATGAATTCATCATAGGTTTTAGGAAGCTCGGTAATCCCTGCATCCGCATATGCTTTTTTGCTGTAAATAATTCCTTGTGGTGCGTTGACCTGCAGTGGTGCATTCCACACTTTTCCATCCACTTGAGGTGGGGCTTCGAACAAATCTAGTAGATCGGAAGGCAGCTCTACAATTTTACCTGCATCAGCAAAGACTTCTGTATCACGCATTTCCACCAAATCCGGGAATTCTCCCACTGCATCTTTGGTTTTGAGCCAGTCAAGATAGGCTGCCGAGGAGGTTTCACTCAAATCTTTGATGGTAACGTTAGGATTTGCTTCTGTAAACTTTTTGACCGTATCTGCGATAGCTTTTTTGGTTGCCGGATCACCGGATGCGTAGCCTATCGTAAAGGCAACCTCCTTCTTCGTCTCCTGCGGTGCATTTGCAGGTGCTTCGGATGCCGGTGTATTGCCTGCATTATTGCTGGCACTGTTATTATTGCTGCCGCAAGCAGTCAAAGCTGTCGTTGTGGCAAGCAGCAATACGGATAATTTCATCATTGTTTTTGTATACATCAGTTAGTAGCCTCCCCTTTTGTGTTTCACTGTGGAAACTGAAGCAAGATGTGCGCATCATCTCTCGAAAGCGTTTCCGTTGGTATTAGAATAGCATTCATTATTGATGGGTTGAATGAACTTTTTTAAGCGCGATATGCGGTGAATTTAAGATGTGTTCAAGTAATATTCCAAAAAAAGAACGAAAGACCTCAGTCTTCCGCTCATCTCCTATCCTTTATATTCCTTCACCATCTGCGACTATAAACGGCTTCTCTACAATTGGAAACGACAAAAGAATCGATGTCCCAATATGCTCCCGACTGCTGATGGACAATCCGTACTCTTTACCATACACTGTACGAATCCGCTCATGAACATTTTTTAAGCCAACATTTTTGCTTGGCGAACTAGGTTCTTCTAGATTTTCAGATAGCTGTTGAACCTTTTCCTTGCTCATTCCAATTCCATCATCATAGATCGTAACTAGCAACTTATCCTCTCGCTTCTCGATGGTTAACCCGACTGTACCTCTTCCTTGACTACGTAGTCCATGCTGAATAGCATTTTCAACAATCGGCTGAAGAGACAATTTCAGAATGTACCCATTCAAATTCACTTCCGGCGAGACGTCCACGACAAGCTCAAACTTATTCTCATACCGTACAGAAATGATATAGAAATAATCCCGCAGATGATCCAATTCCTCTCGGATGCTTACTTTATCCTCCCCATAATCAATCACATATTTCAACTGGTTGGAGAGCGATAGAATCATATCAGCAACCTCGTCATTATCTTTATCCACTGCATTCATTCGAATAACTTCCAGGGTGTTGTATAAATA
This Paenibacillus sp. FSL R5-0345 DNA region includes the following protein-coding sequences:
- a CDS encoding carbohydrate ABC transporter permease, translated to MATSAVNTDKSLIATVQQKKKKKKWQSYALLFILPSFILYTLFVIVPTVGSVYLSFTSWDGISDDVRYIGFANFVEIWNSPRVHNALKNTMILTISLVVLENIAAIAMAMMVDKVRWFRNLFRSVFYFPTLLSGIVMGFVWAMILNYNFGVFNQILESVGLGSWIVDWLGNPKYAMLSIILSTVWKGAGYYMIIYLAGLQGIPQELNEAASIDGAGGWQQFRHITFPLLAGSMTVCMVLSMISALKIFDQIAVMTDGGPGFETETLTYIIYKVGFGELRQGFGTALAMVLFLIILIITVFQVKVLQKREVQL
- a CDS encoding ABC transporter substrate-binding protein produces the protein MYTKTMMKLSVLLLATTTALTACGSNNNSASNNAGNTPASEAPANAPQETKKEVAFTIGYASGDPATKKAIADTVKKFTEANPNVTIKDLSETSSAAYLDWLKTKDAVGEFPDLVEMRDTEVFADAGKIVELPSDLLDLFEAPPQVDGKVWNAPLQVNAPQGIIYSKKAYADAGITELPKTYDEFIAIQEKLKTSGITPIVVGGKDIFHMGFWVNKFLIDDVYSKDPDWNSKRTAKTVSFTDANVVQGITDFKELFKNYVDKGWLSTGDNQTASILVSGKAAQLYSGTWMFTQIAEADPNFEFGFYGLPDREGKTNVIGLPSPAGWSLSTEAVKDADKTEAIKDFIRFFFAPEQYSNYLATINAIPSTKEKVTYDTSEQMQVALDLIADMNVVKSLAINNWWGDNLIPPQFRNWYYKLLQDLVVKDGDVTKYMQDADKEYDNQVKANQM
- a CDS encoding carbohydrate ABC transporter permease; the encoded protein is MQTRRRVGQIALFIVTLLVAILFFFPIFFNLMSAFKSNAEIMKDAIAFPKTLYLESFKYLLTETEFPRAILNSLILTAVSIAAQVLIIPMAGYAIERRNVRWTRFMFVYFLAGMMIPFQAYMIPLFKELRMLGLYGSLAGPILIYVAGAVGFGCLLYTSFVKGIPREIEEAAEIDGCSRYGIFWRIVFPLLGPVTASMVVLNGLGIWNDFLMPMLVLPSGQAKTMVVEIYRYIGEFSSRWDMIFAGTAMSVVPVLIVFIALQKYFVKGIASGATKG
- a CDS encoding AraC family transcriptional regulator, coding for MISNDPAFHNSIDGQMSPDIQAAFHIFAAHWRKVNSDWQYPVHTHPMFEINIVLQGEQQMTVGNKSFVQQSGDILFIRPGVEHSSMGSNADCDMTYYCLHFDIDDLILRRALLTADAVSLSGNTPELLAIRSALDVIINSSILSESKDTHRNRLITLHASLQLLTALSGWVLSEMPLPADTEATENTVALANAIEGLLQESVSTADSTGERGGGIENIAAKLGYSTTHCNRAFHQIYGMSPRQYLSRLIIRHAKLLLMDNSLSVESIAHRLGYRDVSHFSKQFKRWTGLPPMGYRRLTENPSTH